A stretch of Flexivirga aerilata DNA encodes these proteins:
- a CDS encoding MarR family winged helix-turn-helix transcriptional regulator → MSDIDDSVMDRTDSTDELVTALLTASRVLVGVSARSLADVAESLTMTQFRLLVVLSNAGTVRLNQLADALGVNASTALRTVDRLIAAGLVSRTENPDDRREVRLSLTPDGAETVERATSRRRAELARIVDRMPQSRRREIVQALLAFNDAAGEPEATPHRPAW, encoded by the coding sequence GTGTCCGACATTGACGACTCCGTGATGGACAGGACCGACAGCACCGACGAACTGGTGACCGCGCTGCTCACGGCGTCGCGGGTGTTGGTCGGGGTGTCCGCCCGATCACTCGCCGACGTCGCCGAGTCGCTCACCATGACGCAGTTCCGTCTGCTGGTGGTGCTGTCCAACGCCGGCACCGTCCGGCTCAACCAGCTCGCCGACGCGCTCGGGGTCAACGCCTCGACCGCGTTGCGCACGGTGGACCGGCTCATCGCGGCCGGCCTGGTGAGCCGCACCGAAAATCCGGACGACCGGCGCGAGGTGCGCCTCAGCCTGACCCCCGACGGAGCCGAGACCGTCGAGCGGGCGACCTCCCGGCGCCGGGCCGAACTCGCCCGGATCGTCGACCGTATGCCGCAGTCCCGGCGTCGCGAGATCGTCCAGGCACTCCTCGCGTTCAACGACGCCGCGGGCGAACCGGAGGCCACCCCGCACCGTCCGGCCTGGTGA
- a CDS encoding APC family permease has protein sequence MSSILDKDSPGGASPADTGDTKLNRHVGRIGLLFAGVGSIIGSGWLFGAMNAAKTAGPAATISWALGGFMILLIGLCYAELGTMFPLSGGVVRFPHISFGSFASYMTGWITWVACMAVAPIEVEGALTYATKYADFTTVKCVDACSSDAPVTVHTLTGLGMVVAIIAMAVFVVINYFGVRWFARVNNILVWWKLIIIAIVIVAFLVTHFDGGNFTSKGFAPMGAHGMFTAIATSGIVFSFLGFRQGIELAGETDNPRRNVPFAVIGSVLLCALIYVLLQVAFIGALSGGDLAKGWSQVNFADDFGPLAAIATILGLGWLATLLYIDAIVSPADTGLIYTTVTSRISYAMARNGNAPQALAKTTKNGVPLISMILAFFVGLILFLPFPSWQQLVGFITSATVLSFGSGPLVLMTFRKQIPEHERPFRLPGGKVVAFFAFWSANLIVYWTGWETNSKLFMAVLLGVVLLGVMYVVNAAKGQQPQWDWKGGSWYIPWLGGLALISWLGDYGGGQGVLHFDTAFPVTFVFSIIVMAWSYYVQLPRDQVDVYIEHSQAEAQAEEVELGASAH, from the coding sequence TTGTCATCGATCCTTGACAAGGATTCACCCGGGGGCGCGAGCCCGGCAGACACCGGGGACACCAAACTCAATCGGCACGTCGGACGCATCGGCCTGCTCTTCGCCGGCGTCGGCTCGATCATCGGCTCCGGGTGGCTCTTCGGCGCGATGAACGCCGCCAAGACCGCCGGTCCCGCCGCGACGATCTCCTGGGCGCTCGGCGGTTTCATGATCCTGCTGATCGGCCTGTGTTACGCCGAACTCGGCACGATGTTCCCGCTGTCGGGTGGCGTGGTGCGCTTCCCGCACATCAGCTTCGGCTCGTTCGCGAGCTACATGACCGGCTGGATCACCTGGGTCGCCTGTATGGCGGTGGCCCCGATCGAAGTCGAGGGCGCGCTCACCTACGCGACCAAGTACGCCGACTTCACCACGGTCAAGTGCGTCGACGCGTGCAGCAGCGACGCGCCGGTGACGGTGCACACGCTCACCGGTCTCGGCATGGTGGTGGCGATCATCGCGATGGCCGTCTTCGTGGTGATCAACTACTTCGGCGTGCGCTGGTTCGCGCGGGTCAACAACATCCTCGTCTGGTGGAAGCTGATCATCATCGCAATCGTCATCGTGGCGTTCCTCGTGACCCACTTCGACGGTGGCAACTTCACCAGCAAGGGCTTCGCGCCGATGGGTGCACACGGCATGTTCACTGCCATCGCCACCTCCGGAATTGTCTTCTCCTTCCTCGGTTTCCGGCAGGGCATCGAGCTCGCCGGTGAGACCGACAACCCGCGTCGCAACGTGCCGTTCGCGGTGATCGGTTCGGTGCTGCTGTGCGCGCTGATCTACGTGCTCCTGCAGGTGGCGTTCATCGGTGCGCTCTCCGGCGGCGACCTCGCCAAGGGCTGGAGTCAGGTCAACTTCGCCGACGACTTCGGCCCGCTCGCGGCGATCGCGACGATCCTCGGCCTCGGCTGGCTGGCGACGCTCCTCTACATCGACGCGATCGTGTCGCCCGCCGACACCGGGCTGATCTACACCACGGTGACCTCGCGCATCTCCTACGCGATGGCGCGCAACGGCAACGCACCCCAGGCGCTCGCCAAGACCACCAAGAACGGCGTCCCGCTGATCAGCATGATCCTGGCGTTCTTCGTGGGGCTGATCCTCTTCCTGCCGTTCCCGAGCTGGCAGCAGCTGGTCGGCTTCATCACCTCCGCGACGGTGCTGTCCTTCGGCTCCGGCCCATTGGTGCTGATGACCTTCCGCAAGCAGATCCCGGAGCACGAGCGGCCGTTCCGCCTGCCCGGCGGCAAAGTCGTCGCGTTCTTCGCGTTCTGGTCGGCCAACCTGATCGTCTACTGGACCGGCTGGGAGACCAACTCCAAGCTGTTCATGGCGGTGCTGCTCGGTGTGGTCCTGCTCGGTGTCATGTATGTCGTCAACGCCGCGAAGGGCCAGCAACCGCAATGGGATTGGAAGGGCGGCAGCTGGTACATCCCGTGGCTCGGCGGCCTCGCGCTGATCTCCTGGCTGGGTGACTACGGCGGCGGCCAG
- the upp gene encoding uracil phosphoribosyltransferase: MRVEQAKHPLIAHKLTYLRDKRTDSPTFRRLAEELVTLLAYEATREVRVEPFEIETPVGPTTGIKLSSPKPLVVPILRAGLGMLEGMVRLLPSAEVGFLGMQRDEETFEAITYANRLPDDLSGRQCYVLDPMLATGGTLAMAIRYLVDRGADDITAVTLLCAPEGIKALEDSLADIHVPVTLVTGAIDDHLNDDGYIVPGLGDAGDRLYGVV; encoded by the coding sequence ATGCGCGTCGAGCAGGCCAAACACCCACTGATCGCCCACAAGCTGACCTATCTGCGCGACAAGCGCACGGACAGCCCGACGTTCCGCCGGCTGGCCGAGGAGCTGGTGACGCTGCTCGCCTACGAGGCGACCCGTGAGGTGCGGGTGGAGCCCTTCGAGATCGAGACGCCGGTCGGCCCGACGACGGGCATCAAGCTGTCCTCGCCGAAGCCGCTCGTCGTGCCTATCCTGCGCGCCGGGCTCGGCATGCTCGAGGGCATGGTGCGGCTGCTGCCGAGCGCCGAGGTCGGCTTCCTCGGAATGCAGCGCGACGAGGAGACCTTCGAGGCGATCACCTACGCCAACCGGCTGCCCGACGACCTGTCCGGCCGGCAGTGCTACGTGCTCGACCCGATGCTTGCGACCGGCGGCACGCTCGCCATGGCGATCCGCTACCTGGTCGACCGCGGCGCCGACGACATCACCGCGGTCACGCTGCTGTGCGCACCCGAAGGCATCAAGGCCCTGGAAGACTCGCTCGCCGACATCCACGTGCCGGTCACCCTGGTGACCGGAGCGATCGACGACCACCTCAACGACGACGGCTACATCGTCCCCGGCCTCGGCGACGCCGGCGACCGTCTCTACGGCGTGGTCTGA
- the tadA gene encoding tRNA adenosine(34) deaminase TadA, which translates to MTIPADAGHWMEAALAQARDALATDDVPVGAVIVDADGAVIGVGPNRRVADADPLAHAEIVAIRSAASKLGHYRLDDCALVVTLEPCLMCAGAIMQSRISHIVFGAWDPKAGACGSAWDVIADNPSPHRVDAVGGVRRDECAQLLSDFFRDRRGR; encoded by the coding sequence GTGACGATCCCTGCCGACGCCGGCCACTGGATGGAGGCCGCTCTCGCCCAGGCGCGCGACGCGCTGGCGACCGACGACGTGCCGGTCGGTGCGGTCATCGTCGACGCGGACGGCGCGGTGATCGGTGTCGGCCCGAACCGCCGGGTGGCCGACGCCGACCCGCTGGCGCACGCGGAGATCGTCGCGATCCGTTCTGCGGCAAGCAAACTCGGGCACTACCGCCTCGACGACTGCGCGCTGGTGGTGACCTTGGAACCATGTCTGATGTGCGCGGGCGCGATCATGCAGTCCCGCATCTCGCATATCGTCTTCGGTGCCTGGGACCCGAAGGCGGGCGCCTGCGGCAGCGCCTGGGATGTCATCGCCGACAACCCCAGCCCGCACCGGGTCGACGCCGTCGGCGGCGTACGACGGGACGAATGCGCACAGCTGCTCAGCGACTTCTTCCGCGACCGGCGTGGCCGCTGA
- a CDS encoding M4 family metallopeptidase, with protein MSARRNRHVRVAMATCATSAVALIAASPLALAAPGSGSSNGTDKITYAAGGAVRSITPGDSRPTVGNAAVSKELAAKFNSDKSAQFRKVRGQALGSGSVARFQQVIGGHVVFGSSITNAVDKQGKLIQSMGNVATGTTGAFPAAQTLQKNSAAAQRTAKSVTEAKGATAKVVDTVWFAPSVAGAASASARTEAEPAYQISVSAPSEGWKVIVSANDTTRILAATPTQYEINRAVCDANRYQAIVVSDLRCGKGFRNTLTRSEGSAPSSVVDANSVYTFFGDTSSFYARNTAAGDLTALIGVDYRDGVGKALRASVRQCISGEACPYANAFWRDDISAMVYGEGVSTDDVTGHEMTHGVTSNTNGLAYENEAGAINESMSDIFGEFMDLGNGSADDTAANRWKIGEGSSLGVIRDMKTPTSHQQPDTYKGTYWQPTTTNPTENNDYGGVHTNSGVGNKAAQLLVDGGSLNGTTVTGIGIGKASQIYWTAQTMLTSNATYSSLGTALKQACSANVTNGVAGTTSADCTQVANALRAVKVA; from the coding sequence ATGTCAGCACGACGTAACCGTCACGTTCGCGTCGCGATGGCGACCTGCGCCACCAGCGCAGTCGCCTTGATCGCAGCCAGTCCACTTGCCCTGGCTGCGCCGGGCAGCGGAAGCAGCAACGGCACGGACAAGATCACGTATGCCGCAGGTGGGGCGGTGCGAAGCATCACCCCGGGAGACAGCCGTCCGACCGTCGGAAACGCCGCTGTCTCCAAGGAACTCGCGGCGAAGTTCAACTCCGACAAGTCCGCGCAGTTCCGCAAGGTCCGCGGACAGGCACTCGGCAGCGGATCGGTCGCACGCTTCCAGCAGGTGATCGGTGGGCACGTCGTCTTCGGCTCCTCGATCACCAACGCGGTGGACAAGCAGGGCAAGCTCATCCAGTCGATGGGCAACGTCGCCACCGGCACCACCGGTGCGTTCCCGGCCGCGCAGACCCTGCAGAAGAACTCCGCCGCGGCCCAGCGCACCGCCAAGTCCGTCACGGAGGCCAAGGGCGCAACCGCCAAGGTCGTCGACACGGTGTGGTTCGCTCCGTCTGTCGCCGGCGCTGCCAGCGCGTCGGCACGCACCGAGGCCGAGCCTGCCTATCAGATCTCGGTTTCGGCGCCGAGCGAAGGCTGGAAGGTCATCGTGTCGGCGAACGACACCACCCGGATCCTCGCGGCCACGCCCACTCAGTACGAGATCAACCGGGCGGTCTGTGATGCCAATCGCTACCAGGCCATCGTCGTGTCCGACCTGCGGTGCGGGAAGGGCTTCCGCAACACGCTGACCCGGTCGGAGGGCTCGGCCCCCTCGAGTGTCGTCGACGCCAACTCGGTCTACACCTTCTTCGGCGACACGAGCTCCTTCTACGCACGCAACACCGCCGCCGGTGACCTGACCGCGTTGATCGGCGTCGACTACCGCGATGGCGTGGGCAAGGCGCTGCGGGCGAGTGTGCGGCAGTGCATCTCGGGTGAGGCCTGCCCTTACGCCAACGCGTTTTGGCGGGACGACATCTCCGCGATGGTGTACGGCGAGGGTGTCAGCACCGACGACGTCACCGGGCACGAGATGACGCATGGCGTGACGTCGAACACCAACGGCCTGGCCTACGAGAACGAGGCCGGCGCGATCAACGAGTCGATGTCGGACATCTTCGGTGAGTTCATGGATCTCGGCAACGGCAGTGCCGACGACACGGCAGCCAACCGGTGGAAGATCGGCGAGGGCAGCTCGCTCGGCGTGATCCGGGACATGAAGACCCCGACGTCTCACCAGCAGCCGGACACCTACAAGGGCACCTATTGGCAGCCCACCACCACCAACCCGACCGAGAACAACGACTACGGCGGTGTCCACACCAACTCCGGGGTCGGCAACAAGGCGGCCCAGTTGCTGGTCGACGGCGGCTCGCTGAACGGCACGACGGTGACCGGGATCGGCATCGGCAAGGCGTCTCAGATCTATTGGACCGCGCAGACCATGCTGACGTCGAACGCCACCTACTCCTCGCTCGGCACCGCGTTGAAGCAGGCGTGCTCGGCGAATGTCACCAACGGGGTGGCCGGCACGACGTCGGCCGACTGCACCCAGGTCGCCAACGCGCTGAGGGCGGTCAAGGTCGCCTGA